In a genomic window of Besnoitia besnoiti strain Bb-Ger1 chromosome XI, whole genome shotgun sequence:
- a CDS encoding putative amino acid transporter (encoded by transcript BESB_019650), which produces MEGATRGSAWPRQWLRHLSKLLPRSDLPGANQPTPFNLNRYVLLVFYIVCGCTTGAIYFGWPAMASLIFHNEGFSTLCSRDPVTGEFSPDLRQQGEIFICDAQDAAVQRLFTLAGSLCCVMSACGGALMDFVGPKWAMCLGQSLSLAGWLLLAFSQASPATYTAALALIGLGTDSGFLPVMCVTRLFPGSAGLIITILSSASSASSAVPAVLAPFVETQGASLRTVALCYVGVGPILSILVALFLVPTHNYLVDCDVPDAATQHAKRGGRAVDTFSEKATRRRDLEAGGADLCLSGDTRRQSSCKSAASLSVVTSLAIGDKSVSDDARALGGPATGKRAACGADTGAYAEIQSEVATPPAGPEGAEGDELACVATDDSETATEGTWSVEGELRSEVPATAALKDKVREKFSDAEYVAAIGAEEEAELCVCGALRAAAPSPKLQDDRGDTSGLRPFLKQVFSERYLLVVVYFIGVAWGGTFYTQAPRRMFPDSVVDFMEIIQPLSFIPCVILGKLADCFGIVKIMAVVNTCGLLMYLTSMIRVHDAFGYVSVTFYALYMSLFASQAFVYIEATFSAQFFGKLIGLTVMCGGLLSLLTNCMYEGVVIRIGKGDPFFMQIAMTILMAIQYIWLGILLWLHQKNPHPYRQFVRRSSVDHTSEGEASVCMVSSNDACRKPSDKSFGSTVFMTSTT; this is translated from the coding sequence ATGGAGGGGGCGACTAGAGGGTCTGCCTGGCCGCGGCAGTGGCTGCGGCACCTGAGTAAGttgctgccgcgcagcgaccTCCCGGGCGCCAATCAGCCCACGCCGTTCAACTTGAACCGCTATGTGCTTCTTGTCTTTTACATTGTGTGCGGGTGCACGACCGGGGCGATCTACTTTGGGTGGCCGGCGATGGCGTCGCTGATCTTCCACAATGAGGGCTTCTCCACGCTGTGCAGCAGGGACCCCGTCACGGGTGAGTTTTCACCGGACTTGAGACAGCAAGGCGAAATCTTCATCTGCGATGCGCAAGACGCAGCGGTGCAGAGACTGTTCACGCTGGCGGGgtcgctctgctgcgtcaTGAGTGCGTGCGGAGGGGCGCTCATGGACTTTGTTGGGCCCAAGTGGGCAATGTGCCTGGGGCAGTCCCTGTCGCTCGCGGGTtggctgctgctcgccttttcgcaggcctcgcccgcgacgtACACTGCCGCCCTGGCGCTCATCGGCTTGGGAACGGACTCGGGGTTTCTGCCTGTGATGTGCGTCACGCGCCTCTTCCCCGGTTCCGCGGGGTTGATCATCACGATTCTCAGttcggcgtcgtcggcgagctCTGCGGTCCCCGCAGTGCTCGCACCGTTTGTCGAGACCCAGGGGGCAAGTCTGCGAACGGTTGCGCTGTGCTACGTCGGCGTCGGACCGATTCTCAGCATCCTCGTTGCGCTGTTCCTTGTGCCTACGCACAACTACCTGGTCGACTGCGACGTGCCAGACGCTGCGACGCAgcacgcgaagcgcggcgggcgcgcagtcGACACTTTCTCGGAAAAAGctacgcgtcgccgcgacctcgaggcgggcggcgcggatcTGTGTCTGTCGGGCGACACTCGACGGCAGTCGAGCTGCAAGTCGGCAGCGTCGCTGTCCGTCGTGACGAGTTTGGCCATCGGCGACAAGTCTGTCAGCGACgatgcgcgcgcgctgggagGGCCTGCCACCGGAAAGCGCGCCGCTTGTGGAGCAGATACAGGCGCCTACGCAGAGATCCAGTCTGAGGTTGCGACGCCCCCCGCCGGGcctgaaggcgcagagggcgacgaacTGGCCTGCGTGGCGACAGACGACTCTGAAACTGCAACAGAAGGCACGTGGTCTGTCGAGGGGGAACTGCGGAGCGAGGTCCCTGCGACCGCGGCACTCAAAGACAAGGTGCGCGAGAAGTTTTCCGATGCAGAGTACGTGGCGGCGAtcggcgccgaagaggaggcggagctatgcgtctgcggcgcgctgcgagcggcggcgccgtcgccaaaACTTCAGGACGACAGGGGTGACACCTCAGGTCTGCGCCCGTTTCTGAAGCAGGTGTTTTCGGAGCGCTATCTGCTTGTAGTGGTGTATTTCATCGGCGTGGCGTGGGGCGGGACGTTCTATACACAGGCCCCGCGGCGCATGTTTCCTGACTCCGTCGTCGATTTCATGGAGATTATCCAGCCGTTGAGCTTCATTCCGTGCGTCATTCTCGGAAAGCTTGCAGACTGCTTCGGCATTGTAAAGATCATGGCTGTTGTGAACACCTGCGGGCTGCTGATGTATTTGACGTCGATGATTCGCGTGCACGATGCATTTGGGTACGTTTCTGTCACGTTCTACGCACTGTACATGTCACTTTTCGCGAGCCAAGCTTTCGTGTACATTGAAGCAACGTTTTCTGCGCAATTCTTTGGTAAACTCATCGGCCTGACAGTCAtgtgcggcggcctcctgtCTTTGCTGACGAACTGCATGTACGAAGGCGTGGTGATTCGCATTGGCAAAGGCGACCCGTTCTTCATGCAGATCGCAATGACTATCCTTATGGCGATTCAGTACATATGGCTTGGCATTCTTTTGTGGCTCCACCAGAAAAATCCGCATCCGTACCGTCAGTTTGTTCGCCGCTCCTCAGTCGACCACACTTCCGAGGGAGAGGCCTCCGTGTGCATGGTGTCATCGAACGACGCCTGTAGGAAGCCCAGCGACAAAAGTTTTGGCAGTACCGTGTTCATGACGTCAACCACGTGA